The genomic DNA GTCGCCACTGCGGACAGCGAGTCCCCGTCCGTGATGTCCGCGGGAATCGCGACGGCACCGGTGATCTCGGCGGCCATCGCCTCCAGTCGTTCCGCGTTCCGTGCGACGAGGACGACGTGCGCGGCCTCGTCGGCGAACCGGCGGGCGAGGGTCGCGCCGAGCGCCGGCCCGGCCCCCGCGATGACGACGACCCTGCCGTCCAGGCCGAGACCGGCCGTGGGCCCGGCCATCAACCGACCATCCTTTCGCCGATGAGACGGGCCCGCTTCGCGATCCGGGCGCGCCGGGCGGCGTCGTCGATGCGGTTGGACGCGTGGTGGGGGAGGTGTTGCGCGAGGTCCGCGAGCGGAACCACCTGTGCCGTCGGGCCGTCGGCGGCCGTGATCGGGGACGCGGTGCGCTGCCAGCGGAACTGGAGATAGCCGCGCCGATGACCGAGCGTCTCGATCCAGTTCGTGACGCCGGGATCGTTCTTCGACACCACGATCCGGATCATGCCGTCCGGATCGACCTGGGCCTGGGAGCCGTTGAGTGAGGTCTGGTGGTGGATGTAGTCGAGCGAGATGTACCAGAGGCTGCCGAGTTGGAAGCCGAGGTACGGCGCGTCACCACGGGGCACCGTGATGACCAGCGCCTGGTCGTCGGCGAGGTCGTAGTGGCCCACGGAGGAGAACTGCGTGGCGAGGCCGCCGGGAGTGAGGCGCGGTGCCGTCAACGTGTTCACCGGGAGTGGATCGTAGAACCACTTCGGGAACTGCAGCCAGGTCTTCACGCGATTGACCAGCTGCTTGCCCGCGGCGGCGTAGCGCTTCGCCATGAGCTCCGGGGTCGGGGGTGGCGGGGCCGTGCCGGCGGTGTCGGCACGCGCGATGGCGAAGGTGCTGCGGTGCGCCGCCCAGTCGTCGAAGACCTCGCGGATCACCAGCTGCGCCTTGCCGGGCGGTAGCCGGTAGTACGAGCCCGCCACGGGCTCGCCGGGCCCGAACCGCACCTCGAACCGGCCTTCGGCGTCGACGGTCAGCTCCCGGTCGTCGAACGCCACCGCGCTGGCCGGAACGTTGTCGTCGGTGTATTCGCCGCCGCCGAGCACCTGGAAGCTGATGTCGCAGGTGGTGCCGCGGCGGCCCGTGACGACGTACTCGTGCGCACCGTCGACCCGCGCGCCGAAATACAGCGTGTCCGGGTTGTCCAGGCCCATCTTGGTGAACGGGCCGGTGCCGCTGAGCAGGAACGGGTGGTCCTTATCGAATCCGAAGGCGCCGTGGACGCAGGCCGCCACGCCCTGCGCGAGGTACTGCAGCCCTTCCAGCAGGTCGGCCTCGGTCTCGATGTGCGGTGCCGCGGCGACGAGGCCCTCGGCCTCGGTGATCGCCGCGACGAGCGGATCGCTGTACATCCCACCTCCGAAAGTGGTACAAATATGAACCAATGCGGTAGAACCTGTTCCAGACCGTAGGCGCAGGCGCGGATGAGTGTCAAGGAGTGGCGATGACGGAAGCGGCGGAATCGGCGGAGCGGGCCGGGGCGGCCGGCCGGACCTCGCCCCCGACCGCGCGCGTGGTGGCGGTGCTCGAGTTCCTGGCCCGCCACGAGCGGGAGCGGTTCGGCATCTCGGAGCTCGCGCGGCGCGTCGGACTGAGCAAGCCGACATGCCTCGGCATCGCCACCACGCTGGTCGAATCCGGGTATCTGATCCGCGACGACCGGGACAAGACCTACCGCCTCGGTCCCGCACTGATCCCGCTCGGGCGCGCCGCCCGGACCTCCCTGCGGGCCGATCCCGCGGGCGGCGACGTACTCACCGGGCTGTGGGAGGCCTTCGGTCACCCGGTCTCGCTCTCGGGTGTCGTCGGCGACCGGGTGACGGTGCTCGACGTGGCCGTCGACCCGGGGCGTCCCGCGATGGTGAAGGTGGGCGACAGCTATCCGTTCACGCCGCCCATCGGGCTCATGTACGTGCTCTGGGACCGCACCGGCCGGCTGGAGCGGTGGCTCGCCCGCGACCACGTCCGCGCCGACGGTGACCGGCTCGCGCGGGTCATCGAGACCTGCCGCGCCGACGGCTACCTCGTCGAGCTGCTCACCCCGGCGGGGCAGCAGCTGTATCGGCTGATGGCGGGCGTGCCCGGCGACATCCCGGCGGAACTGCGGGCGCTGCTCGGTGAGGTGGTGGCCGGCATCGGAGACCGCGTCCACCTGCGGGACGAGGCCCGCGCGGAGGGGGCGTCGCAGAACGTCAGCGTGATCTCCGCGCCGGTCTACGACGGCGACGGCGCGCAGGCGATGGTGGCGAGCCTGTACGTGAGCGCCGAGCTGGACGAGCGGGGGATCGCCGAGCGGGCGGCCGCGCTCGTCGCCGCGGCCGACCGCATCACGGTCCGCATCGGGGGCCGCAAGCCGGGGCGGTGAGGCTGTTGACAGCCGACGAGAACGCGTTCTAATCTCCGGAACAAGAATGGACCAACGAGGTCCAAATATGAACCGGAGGTGGGGTGTGCTGGAGACAACGGTCGCCGCGGAACATCTGCGCGTCCTCGAGGCGGAGGCGGTGTACGTCTTCCGGGAGGTGGCCGCCACCTTCGAGCGGCCCGTGCTGCTGTTCTCGGGCGGCAAGGACTCGGTGGTCATGGTGCACCTCGCGGCCAAGGCCTTCTGGCCCGCCGCGATCCCGTTCCCGGTGCTGCACATCGACACCGGGCACAACTTCGACGAGGTCCTCGCCTTCCGCGACCGGCTCGCCGCCGAGCGCGGGCTGCGGCTCCTGGTGGGCAGCGTGCAGGACGACATCGACTCGGGGGCCGTCGTCGAGCCCACCGGCCCGGGTGCCACCCGCAACCGGCTGCAGACCGCGACGCTGCTGCGCACGATCGGCGAGCACCGCTTCGACGCTGCCTTCGGCGGGGCGCGCCGCGACGAGGACAAGGCGCGCGCCAAGGAGCGGATCTTCAGCTTCCGCGACCGCTTCGGGCAGTGGGACCCCCGCGCGCAGCGCCCCGAGCTGTGGAACATCTTCAACGGCCGGCATCGGACGGGCGAGCACATCCGCGTCTTCCCGCTCTCCAACTGGACCGAGCTCGACATCTGGCAGTACATCGCGGCCGAGGCGATCGCGCTGCCGTCGCTGTACTACGCGCACGAGCGCGAGGTGATCGAACGCGACGGAATGCTGCTCTCCACCGGGCCCCTCGTCGCGCCCCTGCCCGGCGAGACACCCGAGCGCCGGACGGTCCGGTTCCGCACCGTCGGCGACGCGACGTGCACCGGCGCCGTGGAATCGGGCGCCACCACTGCGGAGGCCGTCGTCGCCGAGGTCGCCACCACCCGGATCACCGAGCGCGGCGCGACCCGCGCCGACGACCGGATCTCGGAGGCCGGCATGGAGGACAGGAAGAAGGAGGGCTACTTCTGATGAGCGCGCGAATGCTGGTGAGCGGCTCGGTGGTCGCGGAGACCGGAGAGGGCCACTGCTGATGGAGATCCTGCGCATCGCGACCGCCGGCAGCGTGGACGACGGCAAGTCCACGCTCATCGGGCGGTTGCTCTTCGAATCCAAGGCCGTGCTGGAGGACCAGCTCAGCGCCGTCGCCGCCACCACCGCCGCGCGCGGCGAGGAGGGCGTCGACCTGGCGCTGCTCACCGACGGCCTGCGCGCCGAACGCGAGCAGGGCATCACGATCGACGTGGCCCACCGCTACTTCGCCACCGCCACCCGCAAGTTCATCCTCGCCGACACCCCCGGGCACGAGCAGTACACCCGCAACATGGTCACCGGTGCCTCGACCGCCGACGTGGCTTTGATCCTCGTCGACGCCCGGCACGGCCTCACGCGGCAGTCCCGCCGGCATGCCTTCCTCACCTCGCTCCTCGGCGTCGAGCACGTCGTGCTGTGCGTCAACAAGATGGACCTGGTCGGCTTCGACCGCGCCCGCTTCGACGCCATCCGTGCCGAGTTCGCCGAGTTCGCGGCCAAGCTCGAGGTGCACGACGTGGAGGCCATCCCGGTCTCGGCGCTGCTGGGCGACAACGTCACCGAGCGATCCGCCGACACCCCCTGGTACGACGGACCCTCGCTGCTCTACCACCTAGAGAACGTGCACGTGGTCAGCGATCGGAACCTCATCGACGCGCGCCTGCCCGTGCAGTACGTGATCCGCCCCCGCGACAGCGACTTCCGGGGTGTGGCCGGCACCGTCGCCTCCGGTGCGTTCGCGGTCGGCGACGACGTGGTCGCGCTCCCGTCGGGCTTCACCACGACGGTGGCCGAGCTGTACCGGCCCGGGGGCGCGAAGGCCGACCGGCTGGAGGCGGGGGAGGCCGCGTGCGTCCGGCTCGCCGACCATCTCGACGTGGGCCGCGGCGACGTGCTGTGCCGGCCCGCGAACCGGCCGCAGTCCGCGACCGACCTGGACACCACCGTGTGCTGGTTCTCCGACACCGCGAAGCTCACCGCCGGCGCCGAGTACCTGATGCTGCACGCCCACAGCTCCGACCTCGTGCGGGTGGAAGCGCTGGACTACCGGCTGGACACCAGCTCCCTGCATCGCGACCGGGACGCCGCCGCGCTCGGGCTCAACGACATCGGCCGCGTCCAGCTCGCCGCCCGCCGGCCCGTGCTGTTCGACCAGTACCGGCGGGGCCGCACCCTCGGCAGCTTCGTGCTGGTGCACCCGCAGACCGACGAGACCGTCGCCGCGGGAATGATCACCGGTCCCACGCTGCGCTCCAGCGCCGTGGTCTGGCACGGCGCGGCCGTGCGCCGCGAGGACCGGGCGACGCGCGGCGGCACCGTCTGGCTGACCGGTCTCTCGGCGTCCGGGAAGTCGACGGTGGCGTGCGAGCTCGAGCGGCTCCTGGTCGCGCGGGGCGTGCCCGCGTACCGGCTCGACGGCGACAACCTGCGGCACGGCCTCAACGCCGACCTCGGTTTCACCCCGGAGGACCGCGCGGAGAACGTGCGCCGCGTGGGCGCGGTCGCGCAGCTGCTGGCCGACGCCGGGACGGTGGCGATCGCGTCGCTCATCAGCCCCTATCGCTCCGACCGCGACCGGATCCGGGCCCAGCACGAGGAGGCGGGCCTGCCCTTCCTCGAGGTGTTCGTCGACACCCCCGTCGAGCTGTGCGAACAGCGCGACCCCAAGGGGATGTACGCGCGGGCCCGGGCGGGCGAGATCGCCGACTTCACCGGCGTCAACGCGCCCTACGAGGCGCCGGACCGGCCCGAACTGGTGCTCCGGCCCGCCGACGGCGAGCCCGCGGATCAGGCCCTGGTGGTGCTCGACCGCTGGCTGAAACTCCGGCCGTGAATCACCCGTCTAAACTGGGCGGGTGCACGTAGACACGGTCTCCCACGCCGCCTCCACGCCCGATGTCGACCAGCCGTACCGCGAGCTCGGACTCAAGGACGACGAGTACCAGCGGATCCGCGAGATCCTCGGCCGCCGCCCCACGGACGCCGAGCTCGCCATGTACTCGGTGATGTGGTCGGAGCACTGCTCCTACAAGAGTTCCAAGGTGCACCTGCGCTACTTCGGCGAGACCACCACGGACGAGATGCGCTCGACGATGCTCGCGGGGATCGGCGAGAACGCGGGCGTCGTGGACATCGGCGACGGCTGGGCCGTGACCTTCAAGGTCGAGTCGCACAACCACCCGTCGTACGTGGAGCCCTACCAGGGTGCGGCCACCGGCGTGGGCGGCATCGTCCGCGACATCATGGCCATGGGCGCCCGCCCGATCGCCGTGATGGACCAGCTCCGCTTCGGCCCGGCCGACGCGCCCGACACCCGCCGCGTGCTCGACGGTGTCGTGCGCGGCGTCGGCGGCTACGGCAACTCCCTCGGCCTGCCCAACGTGGGCGGCGAGACCGTCTTCGACGCCTCGTACGCCGGCAACCCGCTGGTCAACGCGCTGTGCGCGGGTGTGCTGCGCACCGAGGATCTGCACCTGGCCTTCGCCTCCGGCAAGGGCAACAAGATCATCCTGTTCGGCGCCCGCACCGGCCTCGACGGCATCGGCGGCGTCTCCGTGCTCGCGTCGGAGAGCTTCGACGCCGACGAGAAGCCGAAGAAGCTGCCGTCGGTGCAGGTGGGCGACCCGTTCATGGAGAAGGTGCTCATCGAGTGCTGCCTCGACCTCTACCGCGAGCGGCTCGTCGTCGGCATCCAGGACCTCGGCGGCGCCGGACTGTCGTGCGCCACGTCCGAGCTGGCCGCGGCCGGCGACGGCGGCATGTACGTCGACCTCGACCAGGTGGCGTGCCGCGCCCAGGGGATGAGTGCCGCGGAGATCCTGTCCTCCGAGTCGCAGGAGCGGATGTGCGCCGTGGTGGCGCCGGAGAACGTGGACGCCTTCATGGAGGTGTGTGCGAAGTGGGACGTCCTCGCCACCGTCATCGGTGAGGTGACCGACGGCGAGCACCTCGTCATCGACTGGCACGGCGAGACCGTCGTCGACGCCCCCGCCCGGACCATCGCCCACGACGGCCCGGTCTACCAGCGGCCCGTCGAGCGTCCCGCGTTCATGGACGCGCTCATCGCCGACACCACCGCGAACCTCGCGCGCCCGCAGAGCGACGAGGAGCTGCGCGCCACCGCGCTGAAGCTCCTCGCGTCGCCCGCGCTGTGCTCGCGCAAGTTCATCACCGAGCAGTACGACCGCTACGTCCGCGGCAACACCGTGCTCGCCGAGAACGCCGACGGCGGCGTCATCCGCATCGACGAGACCACGCAGCGCGGCATCGCGCTGTCGACCGACGCCTCGGGCCGCTACACCTACCTCGACCCGTACGTCGGCGGCCAGCTCGCGCTCGCCGAGGCGTACCGGAACGTCGCCGTCACCGGCGCCACCCCGAAGGCCGTCACCGACTGCCTCAACTTCGGCTCGCCGGAGGACCCGGGCGTCATGTGGCAGTTCCAACAGGCCGTGCACGGCATCGCCGACGGCTGCGTCGCCCTCGGCATCCCCGTGACCGGCGGCAACGTCAGCTTCTACAACCAGACCGGCAGCACCGCGATCCTCCCGACCCCGGTGATCGGCGTGCTCGGCGTCATCGACGACGTGCGCCGCCGCATCCCGACGGGCCTCGGCACCGAGCCCGGCGAGACGCTGTACCTGCTCGGCGACACGCACGACGAGTTCGACGGTTCCATCTGGGCGCAGGTCGAGCACGACCACCTCGGCGGCGTCCCGCCGCGCGTGGACCTGCAGCGCGAGAAGCTGCTCGCCGACGTGCTCACCGCCGCCTCGCGCGACGGCCTCGTCTCCGCCGCGCACGACCTCTCCGAGGGCGGCCTCTGGCAGGCCGTGGTCGAGGCGGCCCTCGCGGGCGAGACGGGCTGCCGCCTGCTGCTCCCCGAGGGCTCCCAGGATGTTGCAGGCGCGTTCGTGCATCTCTTCTCCGAGTCGACGGGCCGCGTGCTGGTGGCCGTGCCCCGTACGGAGGAGACCCGCTTCGCCGCCATGTGCGCGGCCCGCGAGCTCCCGGCCGTGCGCATCGGCGTCGTCGACCAGGGCAGCGACTCCGTCGAGGTCCAGGGCCGGTTCAGCGTGACGCTGGCCGACCTGCGAGCGGCGCACGAGGGCACCCTGCCGGCGTTGTTCGCCTGATGGCGGCACCGTCCGGAGAGAGCACCGCGCCGGCCGCGCCGGCCGATCCCGGCCTGCACGCCGGCCTGCGCGCCCGGCACCTGATCATGATGAGCCTCGGCTCCGCGATCGGCGCGGGGCTGTTCGTCGGCGCCGGTAAGGGCATCGCCCTGGCCGGCCCGGCGGTGCTCATCGCCTACGCCGTCGCGGGACTCGTCGTCATCGCCGTCATGCGGATGCTCGGCGAGATGGTGGCCGCGGACCCCAACCCGGGCGCCTTCTCCTACTACGCGGGCCGGGCACTGGGGCCCGGCGCCGGCTTCGCCGTCGGCTGGCTGTGGTGGGTGCAGCTGTGCCTCGTGGTGGCCGCGGAGGCCGTGGCCGCGGCGGCCATCCTGAACGGGCTGCTGCCCGGCGGCCCGCCGGTGTGGGTGTGGGCGCTGGTCTTCATGGTCGCGCTGACCGGGCTGAATCTGGCCGGGGTCCGCGGTTTCGGTGAGTTCGAGTTCTGGTTCTCCCTGATCAAGGTCGCGTTCGTCGCCCTCTTCCTGGTCATCGGCGTGGGCTACCTGCTCGGCTGGACGAGCGCGCCGTCGCCCGGGCTGGGCAACCTCACGGACTTCGCGCCCCACGGGATCAGCGGCGTCGTCGCCGCGCTCCTGGTGGTGGCGTTCGCCTTCGGCGGCATCGAGATCGTGGCCGTCGCCGCGGCCGAGACCCGGGACCCCGAGCGGACCGTCGGGCGGGCGATCCGCGCGACGGTCTGGCGGATCCTGGTGTTCTACGTCGGCAGCGTCGCCGTGATCCTGCTGGCCCTGCCCTGGGACGACCCGGGCGTCGCGAACGAGCCGTTCGTCGCAGTGCTGCGCGCCGCCGGGCTGCCTGCGGTCGGCACCACGCTCGGCGTGGTCATCGTGGTCGCGCTGCTCAGCTCGCTCAACGCCAACCTGTACGGCAGCTCGCGGATGCTCTACTCGCTGGCAGAGCGGCGCATGGCGCCCGCGGCCTTCGGGCGCGCGAACTCCTCAGGCGTGCCCGTGCTCGCGGTGTACGCCAGCTCGCTCATCGGCTTCCTCGCCGTGCCCGCCACGTACGTGTGGGGCTCCGAGGTGCTGGACCGGCTGCTGGCGGTCGTCGGCTCGACGCTCATCGTGACGTGGCTCGCGACGATCGCCTCGCAGATCGTGCTGCGCCGCCGCGCCGACCGCGACGGCACGCCCCTGCCGCTGCGGATGTGGGGCTACCCGTACCTCTCGTGGGCGGTCCTCGTGGTGCTGCTGGGGATCGTCGTGCTGGCCCTCGCGAACGACGGTGTCCGGGACCAGGTGCTCTCGACGGCGCTGGTCGTCGCGCTGCTGTGGATCGCGGGCACGGTCCACGCGCGCACTCAGGCCCGCCGCGCGTCCTTGGAGCGGTAGAGGCCCGCGTCCGCCGCGGTGATGAGCGCCTCGACGGAGCTGCCGGCGTCGGCGGTCGTGGTGGTGCCGACGCTCGCACCGATCCGTACCGCCCGCGCCTCGGCCCCGTCGGTCGCCGGCACCTCGACGGGTGTCGTCAGGGCGCGGTGCACGAGCTGCGCCGCGTCACCCGGGCGGAACGGCGGCGAGACGAGGACCGCGAATTCGTCGCCGCCCACCCGGTACAGCGTGCCGACGCCGGTGAGCGCGGTACGGATCCGCGTGGCGGTCGCGACCAGCAGCCGGTCGCCGGCGGCGTGCCCGAGCCGGTCGTTGATCGCCTTGAAGCCGTCGAGGTCGACGAGGCAGAAGCCGGCGGGCCCGGCGGGCCGTTCGGCGAGATCCTCGCGGAGCCGCCGCCGGTTGGGCAGCCCCGTCAGGGCGTCGTGATGCGCGAGATGGCTCAGCTGCGCGTGGGTCGCGCGCAGCTCCGTGACGTCGTGCCCGACGCCCACGAGCAGCGCCGGCCGATCCCCCTCGGCGGGTACCCGGCTCAGGGCCCACCGGCCCGCACTGGAGTCGCCGAGGAAGTGCAGGCGCCGGTGCTCGAGGAACCGGGTGACCCCCTCGTCGTCGGCGTCGGCGAGCTCCCGGAGGACGCGGGCCACGTCTGCGGGGTCGTCCGCGAGCAGTGGCCGCACGTCGTGGCCCGAGTCGCCGAGGAGCGTGGGGTTCGCCTCCATCATGCGGGTCATCGCCGCGTTCGCCTCGAGGACGCGGCCCCGCTCGTCCGCGACGAACACCGGGGAACGGGCGTGCTCGAACATGACCCGCAGCCGGGCCTGCGCCTGCCGCTCGCCCTCCTCGGCGGACCGGCGGGCCAGCTGCGCCGCCCGGTGCACGACGGCCTGTCCGTCGATGATCCGGCGGGTGAGCGCCTCGGCGTAGCCGGCGGTGTACTCCGCGAGGATCAGGGCGGTGCGGCGCCGAACCTCGGCCGACGGTTCCCGGACCAGAGCGTCCGGCAGGGTCGCGATGGCTCGGCCACCCGCCGCGGCACCCGCGGGCACGGTGATCTGCAGCGCGACCAGCAGCCGCCCCACGTCCCGGCCCACGGCCGGGTCGAAGTCGTCGGCGCCGAGCGCGGCGATCACGGACTGGAAGGCCGTCAGCAGGTCCGCCCGGACCACGGCCGCGGGCAGTGGGAGGTAGACGTCGTCCGCGATGGACACGAGGAACTCGTCCACGAGGACCGCGACGACGGATTCTCCGCGCGCGAGGAATCCCAGCGGTGAGGAGGACTCGGTCATGCTCCTCCTCGCTCGCCCGTCTGTTCCGCCAGTCTACGCGGAACGGGAGGTTCGATTAGATTCGACGTTGCAATGACGAACCCTGACTCGGCCGGCGTGCCGTCGACCTCCCCGCTGGACATGGACCGGCCCAACGGATCACGGCTGTACGACTACTTCCTCGGCGGCACCAGCTACCTCCCCGTCGACCGCGACGCCGGCGAGGAGATCGCCCGCGAGGCGCCGCACTGGGCGCTCGGCGCGCGCCTCACCCGGACCTTCGCGAGGCGCGCGGTGCAGACCATGGCGAACACGGGCATCGACCAGTTCCTCGACCTCGGATCGGGCATCACCGCCGGTGGCACGGTGCACCAGCTCGCGCAGATCGTCCACCCGTCGGCCCGCACCGTCTTCGTCCTCCGGGAGCCGATCGCCTTCGAACTCGCGCGCCAGCTCGTCGGCGACGATCCCCGCGCGGCGGCCCTCAAACTCGACGTCCGGAACGTCGGTGCGGTGCTCGAGCACCCCGTGACCCGCGGCCTTCTGGACTTCGACCGGCCCGTCGGGTTGCTCGCCGTCGGCACCTTCGTCTTCGTCGGGGACGAGGACGACCCCGGCGGCCTGCTGCGCCGGTACCGGTCGGCG from Tsukamurella paurometabola includes the following:
- a CDS encoding helix-turn-helix domain-containing protein, encoding MTEAAESAERAGAAGRTSPPTARVVAVLEFLARHERERFGISELARRVGLSKPTCLGIATTLVESGYLIRDDRDKTYRLGPALIPLGRAARTSLRADPAGGDVLTGLWEAFGHPVSLSGVVGDRVTVLDVAVDPGRPAMVKVGDSYPFTPPIGLMYVLWDRTGRLERWLARDHVRADGDRLARVIETCRADGYLVELLTPAGQQLYRLMAGVPGDIPAELRALLGEVVAGIGDRVHLRDEARAEGASQNVSVISAPVYDGDGAQAMVASLYVSAELDERGIAERAAALVAAADRITVRIGGRKPGR
- the cysD gene encoding sulfate adenylyltransferase subunit CysD; this encodes MNRRWGVLETTVAAEHLRVLEAEAVYVFREVAATFERPVLLFSGGKDSVVMVHLAAKAFWPAAIPFPVLHIDTGHNFDEVLAFRDRLAAERGLRLLVGSVQDDIDSGAVVEPTGPGATRNRLQTATLLRTIGEHRFDAAFGGARRDEDKARAKERIFSFRDRFGQWDPRAQRPELWNIFNGRHRTGEHIRVFPLSNWTELDIWQYIAAEAIALPSLYYAHEREVIERDGMLLSTGPLVAPLPGETPERRTVRFRTVGDATCTGAVESGATTAEAVVAEVATTRITERGATRADDRISEAGMEDRKKEGYF
- the cysC gene encoding adenylyl-sulfate kinase, with the protein product MEILRIATAGSVDDGKSTLIGRLLFESKAVLEDQLSAVAATTAARGEEGVDLALLTDGLRAEREQGITIDVAHRYFATATRKFILADTPGHEQYTRNMVTGASTADVALILVDARHGLTRQSRRHAFLTSLLGVEHVVLCVNKMDLVGFDRARFDAIRAEFAEFAAKLEVHDVEAIPVSALLGDNVTERSADTPWYDGPSLLYHLENVHVVSDRNLIDARLPVQYVIRPRDSDFRGVAGTVASGAFAVGDDVVALPSGFTTTVAELYRPGGAKADRLEAGEAACVRLADHLDVGRGDVLCRPANRPQSATDLDTTVCWFSDTAKLTAGAEYLMLHAHSSDLVRVEALDYRLDTSSLHRDRDAAALGLNDIGRVQLAARRPVLFDQYRRGRTLGSFVLVHPQTDETVAAGMITGPTLRSSAVVWHGAAVRREDRATRGGTVWLTGLSASGKSTVACELERLLVARGVPAYRLDGDNLRHGLNADLGFTPEDRAENVRRVGAVAQLLADAGTVAIASLISPYRSDRDRIRAQHEEAGLPFLEVFVDTPVELCEQRDPKGMYARARAGEIADFTGVNAPYEAPDRPELVLRPADGEPADQALVVLDRWLKLRP
- the purL gene encoding phosphoribosylformylglycinamidine synthase subunit PurL, producing the protein MHVDTVSHAASTPDVDQPYRELGLKDDEYQRIREILGRRPTDAELAMYSVMWSEHCSYKSSKVHLRYFGETTTDEMRSTMLAGIGENAGVVDIGDGWAVTFKVESHNHPSYVEPYQGAATGVGGIVRDIMAMGARPIAVMDQLRFGPADAPDTRRVLDGVVRGVGGYGNSLGLPNVGGETVFDASYAGNPLVNALCAGVLRTEDLHLAFASGKGNKIILFGARTGLDGIGGVSVLASESFDADEKPKKLPSVQVGDPFMEKVLIECCLDLYRERLVVGIQDLGGAGLSCATSELAAAGDGGMYVDLDQVACRAQGMSAAEILSSESQERMCAVVAPENVDAFMEVCAKWDVLATVIGEVTDGEHLVIDWHGETVVDAPARTIAHDGPVYQRPVERPAFMDALIADTTANLARPQSDEELRATALKLLASPALCSRKFITEQYDRYVRGNTVLAENADGGVIRIDETTQRGIALSTDASGRYTYLDPYVGGQLALAEAYRNVAVTGATPKAVTDCLNFGSPEDPGVMWQFQQAVHGIADGCVALGIPVTGGNVSFYNQTGSTAILPTPVIGVLGVIDDVRRRIPTGLGTEPGETLYLLGDTHDEFDGSIWAQVEHDHLGGVPPRVDLQREKLLADVLTAASRDGLVSAAHDLSEGGLWQAVVEAALAGETGCRLLLPEGSQDVAGAFVHLFSESTGRVLVAVPRTEETRFAAMCAARELPAVRIGVVDQGSDSVEVQGRFSVTLADLRAAHEGTLPALFA
- a CDS encoding amino acid permease: MAAPSGESTAPAAPADPGLHAGLRARHLIMMSLGSAIGAGLFVGAGKGIALAGPAVLIAYAVAGLVVIAVMRMLGEMVAADPNPGAFSYYAGRALGPGAGFAVGWLWWVQLCLVVAAEAVAAAAILNGLLPGGPPVWVWALVFMVALTGLNLAGVRGFGEFEFWFSLIKVAFVALFLVIGVGYLLGWTSAPSPGLGNLTDFAPHGISGVVAALLVVAFAFGGIEIVAVAAAETRDPERTVGRAIRATVWRILVFYVGSVAVILLALPWDDPGVANEPFVAVLRAAGLPAVGTTLGVVIVVALLSSLNANLYGSSRMLYSLAERRMAPAAFGRANSSGVPVLAVYASSLIGFLAVPATYVWGSEVLDRLLAVVGSTLIVTWLATIASQIVLRRRADRDGTPLPLRMWGYPYLSWAVLVVLLGIVVLALANDGVRDQVLSTALVVALLWIAGTVHARTQARRASLER
- a CDS encoding diguanylate cyclase domain-containing protein yields the protein MTESSSPLGFLARGESVVAVLVDEFLVSIADDVYLPLPAAVVRADLLTAFQSVIAALGADDFDPAVGRDVGRLLVALQITVPAGAAAGGRAIATLPDALVREPSAEVRRRTALILAEYTAGYAEALTRRIIDGQAVVHRAAQLARRSAEEGERQAQARLRVMFEHARSPVFVADERGRVLEANAAMTRMMEANPTLLGDSGHDVRPLLADDPADVARVLRELADADDEGVTRFLEHRRLHFLGDSSAGRWALSRVPAEGDRPALLVGVGHDVTELRATHAQLSHLAHHDALTGLPNRRRLREDLAERPAGPAGFCLVDLDGFKAINDRLGHAAGDRLLVATATRIRTALTGVGTLYRVGGDEFAVLVSPPFRPGDAAQLVHRALTTPVEVPATDGAEARAVRIGASVGTTTTADAGSSVEALITAADAGLYRSKDARRA
- a CDS encoding SAM-dependent methyltransferase codes for the protein MTNPDSAGVPSTSPLDMDRPNGSRLYDYFLGGTSYLPVDRDAGEEIAREAPHWALGARLTRTFARRAVQTMANTGIDQFLDLGSGITAGGTVHQLAQIVHPSARTVFVLREPIAFELARQLVGDDPRAAALKLDVRNVGAVLEHPVTRGLLDFDRPVGLLAVGTFVFVGDEDDPGGLLRRYRSALAPGSMIALSQVSDDSTHPEIAAELHWVRRRYEHTSTPLHLRPRAEILSWFDGTEILEPGLVRYGRWRPEFPLTEAQLRCDYGYVGVGRVG